From a single Paraburkholderia edwinii genomic region:
- the tssH gene encoding type VI secretion system ATPase TssH, with product MTIDLKTLVGKLERPARHALERAAQACLRQTHFDVEVEHLLLELLDIEGGDFACVLPHYGLERDTLIAEMRAALEKFKRGNTRTPSFSANLVMLLQDALVQSTVVMQQPQVRSGALLLALLDNGTLCAQLSASAPSILRISSAALQTNFTEWLAASSERNGTFAAHTPSAANARDGASGAPSVLDQYTQDLSADARAGRIDPIVGRNAEIRQTVDILLRRRQNNPILVGAPGVGKTAIVEGLALRIAAGDVPPPLANVALRVLDLALLQAGAGVKGEFEQRLKSVIDEVKRSPQPVILFIDEAHTMIGAGGAEGGSDVANLLKPALARGELRTIAATTWLEYKKYFEKDPALARRFQLVQVEEPDEPTAVAMLRGVAANLEQHHGVAVLEAAIVDAVKLSHRYISGRQLPDKAIAVLDTACARVALAQHDTPPQLESARHRERALGEELERLKQEMVLGANHSARVAALSADHQRNATLVRELDARWREEAATVREILATRAKLAALDGELQGTPDAEPGMQGEQRGEQQGEQRGEQLEDLAAELARLESGLEAIRDDDQMVPVCVDSKAVAAVIASWTGIPVGKMLADEAHAVRTLKTRLAQRIVGQDAALERIVKRIQAYRAGLTDPQKPVGVFLLVGPTGVGKTETAYALADALYGGERNLIAINLSEYQEAHTVSQLKGAPPGYVGYGAGGMLTEAVRRRPYSVVLLDEIEKAHPDVLEAFYNVFDKGMMEDGTGLTVDFRNTVILATSNVGSELLLNTRAADLATDAFAKGLRDVLLDAFRPAFLARMTTVPYRMLDDAMLRAIIEQKLEQLRTRYREATGKQFAFDAGIIDAVLARCRSAGAREIDNVLMNELVGTLAEWALE from the coding sequence ATGACGATCGATCTGAAAACGCTGGTCGGCAAGCTCGAACGTCCGGCGCGCCATGCCCTCGAACGCGCCGCCCAGGCGTGTCTGCGCCAGACGCACTTCGACGTCGAGGTCGAACACCTGCTGCTCGAACTGCTCGACATCGAAGGCGGCGATTTCGCCTGCGTGCTGCCGCATTACGGGCTCGAGCGCGACACGCTGATCGCCGAAATGCGCGCGGCGCTCGAGAAATTCAAACGCGGCAATACGCGCACGCCGTCGTTTTCGGCGAATCTCGTGATGCTGCTGCAGGACGCGCTCGTGCAATCGACCGTCGTGATGCAGCAGCCGCAGGTCCGCTCCGGCGCCCTGCTGCTCGCGCTGCTCGACAACGGCACGCTGTGCGCGCAGCTTTCGGCAAGCGCGCCGTCGATCCTGCGGATCTCGAGCGCGGCGCTGCAAACCAATTTCACCGAATGGCTGGCCGCTTCGTCGGAGCGAAACGGCACGTTCGCCGCGCACACGCCGTCGGCAGCCAATGCGCGCGACGGCGCCTCCGGCGCGCCGTCCGTCCTCGATCAGTACACCCAGGACCTCAGCGCCGATGCGCGCGCGGGACGGATCGACCCGATCGTCGGCCGTAATGCCGAAATCCGTCAGACCGTCGATATCCTGCTACGGCGCCGGCAAAACAATCCGATCCTTGTCGGCGCGCCGGGTGTCGGCAAAACCGCGATCGTCGAAGGGCTCGCGCTACGCATCGCGGCCGGCGATGTGCCGCCGCCGCTCGCCAATGTCGCGCTGCGGGTGCTCGACCTCGCGCTATTGCAGGCAGGCGCCGGCGTAAAAGGCGAATTCGAGCAGCGTCTCAAAAGCGTGATCGATGAGGTGAAACGCTCGCCGCAGCCTGTCATTCTGTTTATCGACGAAGCCCATACGATGATCGGCGCGGGCGGCGCCGAAGGCGGCAGCGATGTCGCCAATCTGTTGAAGCCCGCGCTCGCGCGCGGCGAACTGCGTACGATCGCCGCGACCACATGGCTCGAATACAAGAAGTACTTCGAAAAGGATCCGGCGCTCGCGCGGCGCTTTCAGCTTGTGCAGGTCGAAGAACCCGACGAGCCGACGGCCGTCGCAATGTTGCGCGGTGTCGCGGCCAATCTCGAACAGCATCATGGCGTCGCCGTGCTCGAAGCGGCGATCGTCGACGCGGTCAAGCTGTCGCACCGCTATATTTCGGGGCGGCAGTTGCCGGACAAGGCAATTGCCGTGCTCGACACGGCCTGCGCACGCGTCGCGCTCGCGCAGCATGACACGCCGCCGCAACTCGAAAGCGCGCGGCATCGCGAACGCGCGTTGGGCGAGGAACTGGAGCGTCTCAAACAGGAAATGGTGTTGGGCGCCAATCACTCGGCGCGCGTCGCCGCGCTCTCGGCCGACCATCAGCGCAACGCCACCCTCGTGCGCGAACTCGACGCACGCTGGCGCGAGGAAGCGGCGACCGTGCGCGAGATTCTCGCGACCCGTGCAAAACTCGCCGCGCTCGATGGCGAACTGCAAGGCACGCCGGACGCCGAACCGGGTATGCAGGGCGAACAGCGGGGCGAACAGCAAGGTGAACAGCGGGGTGAACAACTCGAAGATCTGGCCGCCGAACTCGCGCGCCTCGAAAGCGGCCTCGAGGCGATCCGCGACGACGACCAGATGGTGCCCGTCTGCGTCGACTCGAAAGCGGTCGCCGCCGTGATCGCGAGCTGGACCGGCATCCCGGTGGGCAAGATGCTGGCCGACGAAGCGCATGCGGTGCGTACGCTCAAGACGCGCCTCGCGCAGCGCATCGTTGGGCAGGACGCGGCGCTGGAACGCATCGTCAAGCGGATTCAGGCGTATCGCGCGGGACTGACCGATCCGCAGAAGCCGGTCGGCGTCTTTCTGCTGGTTGGGCCGACCGGCGTCGGCAAGACAGAAACCGCGTATGCCTTGGCCGATGCACTCTATGGCGGCGAGCGCAATCTGATTGCGATCAACCTCTCGGAGTATCAGGAGGCGCACACGGTCTCGCAACTCAAAGGCGCGCCACCGGGCTACGTCGGTTACGGCGCGGGCGGCATGCTGACCGAGGCCGTGCGCCGGCGCCCGTATAGCGTCGTACTGCTCGACGAAATCGAAAAAGCGCACCCCGATGTGCTCGAGGCGTTCTACAACGTGTTCGACAAAGGCATGATGGAAGACGGCACGGGCCTTACCGTCGATTTTCGCAATACCGTGATTCTCGCGACCAGCAATGTCGGCTCCGAACTGCTGCTCAATACGCGTGCTGCCGACCTCGCGACCGACGCCTTCGCGAAAGGCCTGCGCGATGTGCTGCTCGACGCTTTCCGCCCCGCGTTTCTGGCCCGCATGACGACCGTGCCTTACCGGATGCTCGACGACGCGATGCTGCGCGCGATTATCGAACAGAAGCTCGAACAGCTTAGAACGCGGTATCGCGAAGCGACCGGAAAGCAGTTCGCCTTCGACGCAGGCATCATCGACGCGGTCCTCGCGCGCTGCCGTTCCGCCGGCGCGCGCGAAATCGACAACGTTTTGATGAACGAACTGGTCGGCACGCTCGCGGAGTGGGCGCTCGAATGA
- the tehA gene encoding dicarboxylate transporter/tellurite-resistance protein TehA, with amino-acid sequence MSIPASFFGIVLGLVGLGNNWRGAVRLWGMPPVIGEIIMAAAFAIWALLVICYILKWVGQRQAALAESQHPVQCCFIGLIPATTALMGLVLAPYNHDLANLALLLGGAGHVAFSVWRVGAMLQGDREIVTITPVAYLPSVAGNFIVAITAGALGYASWGLLFFGAGLFMWLAMESIIVNRLLHAAPLQPPLRPTLGIQLAPPVVAVTAWLANTQGAPEMLLQATWGYGIFQLLLLIRLLPWIFKQPFAPSYWAFTFGLTALSGGGIQMTLRGAKGAITELTPALFVFTNLALGAIIVGTLALLLQRKLLPQTQVAGPAR; translated from the coding sequence ATGTCCATTCCGGCTTCCTTTTTCGGTATCGTGCTGGGTCTTGTCGGCCTCGGCAATAACTGGCGCGGTGCGGTGCGTTTGTGGGGCATGCCGCCTGTCATCGGCGAGATCATCATGGCCGCCGCATTCGCAATCTGGGCGCTGCTCGTGATTTGCTACATCCTCAAGTGGGTCGGGCAACGCCAAGCCGCGCTCGCGGAATCGCAGCATCCGGTGCAGTGCTGCTTTATCGGCCTCATCCCCGCGACCACGGCGCTGATGGGCCTGGTTCTCGCCCCTTATAACCACGACCTCGCCAATCTCGCCTTATTGCTGGGCGGCGCGGGGCACGTTGCGTTTAGCGTATGGCGCGTCGGCGCAATGCTGCAAGGCGACCGCGAGATCGTCACCATCACGCCGGTTGCCTATCTGCCTTCCGTCGCCGGCAACTTTATCGTTGCGATAACCGCAGGCGCACTCGGTTACGCCTCGTGGGGCCTGCTGTTCTTCGGCGCAGGCCTCTTTATGTGGCTGGCGATGGAATCGATCATCGTGAACCGCTTGCTGCACGCCGCACCGTTGCAGCCGCCGCTGCGCCCGACACTCGGCATTCAGCTCGCACCGCCCGTCGTGGCAGTGACCGCCTGGCTTGCCAACACGCAAGGCGCCCCTGAAATGCTGCTGCAAGCCACCTGGGGCTATGGAATCTTTCAGTTGCTCCTGCTGATCCGGCTGCTGCCGTGGATCTTCAAACAACCGTTCGCACCGTCTTACTGGGCATTTACCTTCGGTCTGACCGCGCTTTCAGGCGGCGGTATTCAGATGACACTGCGCGGCGCGAAAGGCGCGATTACCGAACTGACGCCGGCTCTCTTCGTCTTCACCAACCTTGCGCTCGGCGCCATCATCGTCGGCACTTTAGCGCTGCTGCTGCAGCGCAAGTTGTTGCCGCAAACACAAGTCGCCGGGCCTGCACGCTAA
- the tssG gene encoding type VI secretion system baseplate subunit TssG, protein MAAETGQSARSVAERLFDEPHAFEFAQAVRLFEVLRRDAAPLGTGLDPRAEALALSGALAPVFAASALGPLRATQPRSHALEQDGNEAYAASQPQLHPQPQLQVNSFALGGPEGPLPNAYQEWLQDRLRNKDTSAAAFLDLFQHRLLALFYRAQRKYRVADPFLEPAHSPAEVILRGIAGLQLRARNHAVAEPGIDARAVLSRAGLFANRRRSLAGFDVLACHHFGVQIRTAPFAGGWRTLPEASRTRIGTNGRNHWLGAGAVAGRRIWDEHRGMTIRIGPLTLDEYEAFLPGGKRHGELRALASAYFGTDLYQHIELHLSRGEQPAARLSAARPPRLGWTAWSGTDRTPPARTTRMTFAFGNGADR, encoded by the coding sequence ATGGCGGCCGAAACAGGGCAGTCCGCTCGTTCTGTAGCAGAACGCCTTTTCGACGAGCCGCATGCGTTCGAATTCGCGCAGGCCGTGCGCCTGTTCGAAGTGTTGCGGCGCGACGCGGCGCCGCTCGGCACCGGCCTCGATCCGCGCGCGGAAGCGCTCGCGCTGAGCGGCGCGCTCGCGCCGGTATTCGCGGCCAGCGCGCTGGGCCCGTTGCGCGCCACGCAGCCGCGTTCCCATGCGCTCGAACAGGACGGCAACGAAGCTTACGCGGCTTCGCAGCCGCAGCTACACCCGCAGCCGCAGCTTCAGGTGAATAGCTTCGCGCTGGGCGGCCCGGAAGGTCCGCTGCCTAATGCGTACCAGGAATGGCTGCAGGACCGTTTGCGTAACAAGGACACGTCGGCAGCCGCCTTTCTCGACCTGTTCCAGCATCGGCTGCTCGCGTTGTTTTATCGCGCGCAGCGCAAGTACCGCGTGGCCGATCCGTTCCTCGAACCCGCGCATAGTCCCGCGGAAGTGATTCTGCGTGGCATCGCCGGTCTGCAATTGCGCGCGCGCAATCATGCCGTGGCGGAGCCGGGCATCGATGCACGCGCGGTGCTGTCGCGCGCGGGCCTGTTCGCCAACCGGCGCCGTTCGCTTGCGGGCTTCGATGTGCTCGCGTGCCATCACTTCGGCGTGCAGATCCGCACCGCGCCATTCGCCGGTGGCTGGCGCACGCTTCCCGAAGCAAGCCGCACGCGCATCGGCACGAACGGCCGCAATCACTGGCTTGGCGCCGGCGCGGTCGCCGGCCGGCGCATTTGGGACGAGCACCGCGGCATGACGATCCGCATCGGCCCCCTGACGCTCGACGAATATGAAGCGTTTCTGCCCGGGGGAAAGCGGCATGGCGAATTGCGCGCGCTCGCATCCGCCTATTTCGGCACCGATCTTTATCAGCATATCGAACTGCATCTGTCGCGCGGCGAGCAGCCTGCGGCCCGTCTATCGGCGGCCCGGCCGCCGCGGCTTGGATGGACCGCATGGTCCGGTACGGACCGCACGCCGCCCGCGCGCACCACGCGCATGACCTTCGCGTTCGGCAATGGAGCGGACCGATGA
- a CDS encoding type VI secretion system Vgr family protein: MSRPTPTDDTTRIAIAGAPFDALFPASFSGREALSALGELNLRAIGAAPPLSLSGFTGQHATLSLEWDTTPRLLDALCTRAAQLPSTVDGSHYAFELRPWLWLLTLASNNRIFQGKTTRQIIEAVFDGNNLTDYSFNLTGSYEAREYCVQYAQTDFAFVSWLCEEEGWFYFFAHSDGKHTLTIADNNDAFTTLAGAATLSCSPAQSGGRETAQVLYCEIVEESVTGAFASSDYAYLTPASQLYSQAQADSSAPSMYEYPGRYQTSSVGSAVTKRGIDARRGAKRRLTGESDCRALVPGGRFTLAGHESADANVEWIVSSVIHDADHGQYRNRFEAFPADTNWRPPRVTPRPPMPTQTATVVGKSGEELWTDQYGRVKVQFHWDRDGKNDEQSSCWIRVAQPWASKRFGMQFMPRIGDEVVVTFVDADPDRPLITGSVYNGANLPPYTLPDNQTQSGIKTSTSKGGAGFNELRFEDKQDSEEVFLQAQKDLNANVLNDATWTIGHDETSTIKHARTHTVKEGDDTLVVEQGNRSATVKTGDETVDITGARTVKAGGNETRTVGGNLDQTITGNMTLTVNGNLTIKVSGTLSMQSTGNLSAKSDGSITNQAALSLTNQAGTSLTNKSDGTLSNEGQSVTNKGAAQQTVDGGGMLIVKGGIVKIN, from the coding sequence ATGTCCCGCCCTACTCCCACTGACGACACGACCCGCATCGCCATCGCCGGCGCGCCATTCGACGCGCTGTTTCCGGCCAGCTTCAGCGGCCGCGAAGCGCTGAGCGCGCTCGGCGAACTGAACCTGCGCGCAATCGGCGCGGCGCCGCCTCTGTCGCTATCGGGCTTTACCGGCCAGCATGCGACGCTCTCGCTCGAGTGGGACACGACACCGCGCCTGCTCGACGCGCTGTGCACACGCGCGGCGCAGTTGCCGTCGACCGTCGACGGCAGCCACTACGCGTTCGAACTGCGCCCCTGGCTGTGGCTGCTGACGCTCGCCTCGAACAACCGGATTTTTCAGGGCAAAACCACCCGGCAGATTATCGAAGCGGTGTTCGACGGAAACAACCTCACGGACTACTCATTCAACCTGACCGGCAGCTACGAAGCGCGCGAATACTGCGTGCAGTACGCGCAAACCGATTTCGCGTTCGTCAGCTGGCTGTGCGAAGAGGAAGGCTGGTTCTATTTTTTTGCGCACAGCGACGGCAAGCACACGCTGACGATCGCCGACAACAATGACGCTTTCACGACGCTCGCGGGCGCAGCCACGCTGTCGTGCTCGCCAGCCCAGAGCGGCGGGCGCGAAACGGCGCAGGTGCTGTACTGCGAGATCGTTGAAGAAAGCGTGACCGGCGCGTTCGCGAGTTCCGACTACGCGTACCTGACACCCGCCTCGCAACTGTATTCGCAGGCCCAGGCAGACAGCAGCGCACCGTCGATGTACGAATATCCGGGCCGCTACCAGACCAGTTCCGTAGGCTCGGCCGTCACCAAGCGCGGCATTGATGCGCGGCGCGGCGCGAAGCGGCGCCTGACCGGCGAAAGCGATTGCCGCGCGCTCGTGCCGGGCGGGCGATTTACGCTGGCCGGACACGAGTCGGCCGACGCGAACGTCGAATGGATCGTATCGAGCGTGATTCACGACGCGGACCACGGCCAGTATCGCAATCGCTTCGAGGCATTTCCGGCGGACACGAACTGGCGGCCGCCGCGCGTCACGCCACGCCCGCCGATGCCGACACAGACCGCGACCGTGGTCGGCAAGTCGGGCGAAGAACTGTGGACCGATCAATACGGGCGCGTGAAAGTGCAATTTCATTGGGACCGCGACGGCAAAAACGACGAGCAGAGTTCGTGCTGGATTCGCGTGGCGCAACCGTGGGCAAGCAAGCGCTTCGGCATGCAGTTCATGCCGCGCATCGGTGACGAAGTGGTCGTGACCTTCGTCGACGCGGATCCGGACCGGCCGCTTATAACGGGCAGCGTGTACAACGGTGCGAATCTGCCGCCGTATACGCTGCCGGACAATCAGACGCAATCAGGCATCAAGACCAGTACGTCGAAAGGCGGCGCCGGCTTCAACGAACTGCGCTTCGAAGACAAACAGGATAGCGAAGAAGTGTTTCTGCAGGCGCAGAAGGACCTGAACGCGAACGTGCTCAACGACGCAACATGGACCATCGGCCACGATGAGACGAGCACGATCAAGCACGCGCGCACGCATACGGTGAAAGAAGGCGACGATACGTTGGTCGTCGAGCAAGGCAATCGCAGCGCGACAGTCAAGACAGGCGACGAGACCGTCGATATCACGGGCGCGCGCACGGTCAAAGCGGGCGGCAACGAAACGCGCACGGTGGGCGGCAATCTCGATCAGACCATCACGGGCAACATGACGCTCACCGTGAACGGCAATCTGACCATCAAGGTCAGCGGGACACTCTCGATGCAAAGCACCGGCAACCTGAGCGCGAAAAGCGACGGCTCGATCACGAACCAGGCGGCGCTGTCGCTGACCAATCAGGCCGGCACGTCGCTGACGAACAAGTCGGACGGCACGCTTTCCAACGAGGGCCAAAGCGTGACGAACAAGGGCGCTGCCCAGCAGACCGTGGACGGCGGCGGCATGCTGATCGTCAAGGGTGGCATCGTGAAGATCAACTGA
- a CDS encoding porin — translation MITGAREQIWGLGGKYSFGASSVGFVWTHSATDDPTSVFEGGNLVPLAGSSLRFDNFEINGRYFVTRALSLAASYTFTDGHFDSASADLHPKWHESIAQADYSFSKRTDVYLEGLYQVVTGGGADDVFNASIFNVPPSADNRQLLLVVGLRHVF, via the coding sequence GTGATCACCGGCGCGCGCGAACAGATCTGGGGCCTCGGCGGCAAGTATAGTTTCGGCGCCTCGTCCGTCGGTTTCGTATGGACCCATTCGGCGACCGACGATCCGACCAGCGTATTTGAGGGCGGCAATCTCGTGCCGCTGGCCGGCAGCAGTCTGCGCTTCGACAACTTCGAGATCAACGGCCGCTACTTCGTGACTCGCGCATTGAGTCTCGCCGCATCGTACACATTCACCGACGGGCATTTCGATTCCGCAAGCGCCGATCTTCATCCGAAGTGGCACGAGTCGATCGCGCAGGCGGACTATTCGTTCAGCAAGCGGACCGATGTCTATCTGGAAGGCCTCTATCAGGTCGTCACCGGCGGCGGCGCAGACGATGTATTCAACGCATCGATCTTCAATGTCCCGCCCTCCGCGGACAATCGCCAACTGTTGCTGGTCGTCGGCTTGCGACACGTGTTCTGA
- the tssF gene encoding type VI secretion system baseplate subunit TssF, protein MNDSLDDLLLDYYQRELTYLRRASESFAQRYPKIARRLQLGPAESADPHVERLLESFAVLTARIQRTLDDEYSELTDGLLEQFYPYASRPLPSMTIVQFNADPTQGSVAEGYTVPRDTPLTHVTADGTTLRWRTCADVTLWPVELRDAQLLNAEEAQALAGDASLQAALRLTVCTTGQYRFDALPIKRLRVRLAGSPTTAAALYDLLCAHATAVYWQTPGEAMRVQPGCPEPLGFSDEQALLPLEDGVHPACRLLVEYLAFPEKFAFFDLPFVPPQGAGDRVDLLIGFRAAPGGKLTLHTHDFALGCAPAINLFARTSEPLRPDATLREMRLSPDAHREASSEIYAVRKVRAVSGRDVVEVPPYYGVGHGSGSTLYWHARRVTGMHPSRPGSDVMLTFVDTRFDPTVPSARTLTAELLCTNRHLAHALEPGAALSFEAPGPVASVRIAHRPTPQVAAALDGSSRWRLASQFVLNHASLVSGPQALQTLREMLELHNLAASSAAQRQIAGVASVGSEAIVAHVGEDLWRGWRNGLKVRIELDPTHFVGTSTVLFSGVLAHFFSLYASVNRFVHTALVRDGREIHTWRPKQGSPLVL, encoded by the coding sequence ATGAACGACTCGCTTGACGATCTGCTGCTCGATTACTATCAGCGCGAGCTGACCTATCTGAGGCGCGCGAGCGAAAGCTTCGCGCAACGCTATCCGAAGATCGCGCGCCGCTTGCAGCTCGGCCCCGCGGAAAGCGCCGATCCGCACGTCGAGCGCCTGCTCGAAAGTTTCGCGGTGTTGACGGCACGTATCCAGCGCACGCTCGACGACGAGTATTCGGAACTGACGGACGGTCTGCTCGAGCAGTTCTATCCGTACGCGTCGCGGCCGCTGCCTTCAATGACGATCGTGCAGTTCAACGCGGACCCGACCCAGGGCAGCGTGGCCGAGGGGTACACCGTGCCACGCGATACGCCGCTCACGCATGTAACGGCGGACGGCACGACGCTGCGCTGGCGCACCTGCGCCGACGTTACGCTGTGGCCGGTCGAATTGCGCGACGCCCAGTTGCTCAACGCGGAAGAAGCGCAGGCGCTGGCCGGCGACGCGTCGCTGCAGGCCGCCTTGCGGCTTACCGTTTGCACGACCGGCCAGTACCGCTTCGACGCGCTGCCGATCAAGCGGTTGCGCGTGCGCCTCGCGGGCTCCCCGACGACGGCCGCCGCGCTCTACGATCTGTTGTGCGCGCACGCGACGGCGGTGTACTGGCAGACGCCCGGCGAAGCAATGCGCGTGCAGCCCGGCTGCCCCGAACCGCTCGGCTTTAGCGACGAACAAGCGCTGCTGCCGCTCGAAGACGGCGTGCATCCCGCCTGCCGTCTGCTCGTCGAATATCTGGCGTTCCCCGAGAAATTCGCGTTCTTCGATCTGCCGTTCGTGCCGCCGCAAGGCGCCGGCGATCGCGTCGACCTGCTGATCGGCTTCCGGGCGGCGCCGGGCGGGAAGCTCACGCTTCATACGCACGATTTCGCGCTCGGCTGCGCGCCCGCGATCAATCTGTTCGCTCGCACGTCGGAACCGTTGCGACCCGATGCCACGCTGCGCGAAATGCGCCTGAGCCCGGACGCGCACCGCGAAGCGAGCAGCGAAATCTACGCGGTGCGCAAGGTGCGCGCGGTAAGCGGCCGGGACGTCGTCGAAGTGCCGCCCTACTACGGCGTCGGTCACGGAAGCGGTTCGACGCTGTATTGGCACGCGCGCCGCGTGACCGGCATGCATCCGTCGCGGCCGGGCAGCGACGTCATGCTGACCTTCGTCGACACGCGTTTCGATCCCACCGTTCCCAGCGCGCGCACGCTGACCGCGGAACTGCTGTGCACCAACCGTCATCTCGCGCACGCACTCGAGCCGGGCGCGGCCCTGTCGTTCGAAGCGCCGGGGCCGGTCGCAAGCGTGCGCATCGCGCACCGACCGACGCCGCAAGTTGCCGCGGCACTCGATGGCAGTTCGCGCTGGCGGCTCGCGTCGCAATTCGTGCTGAACCATGCATCGCTCGTCAGCGGCCCGCAAGCATTGCAGACGCTGCGCGAAATGCTCGAGTTGCACAACCTCGCCGCGAGCTCCGCCGCCCAACGGCAGATCGCCGGCGTCGCGTCCGTGGGTAGCGAAGCGATCGTCGCCCACGTCGGCGAGGACCTGTGGCGCGGCTGGCGAAACGGCCTCAAGGTGCGCATCGAACTCGACCCCACGCATTTCGTCGGCACGAGCACCGTGCTGTTCTCCGGCGTGCTAGCGCATTTCTTTTCGCTGTACGCGAGCGTCAACCGTTTCGTCCACACCGCGCTCGTGCGCGATGGCAGGGAGATTCATACATGGCGGCCGAAACAGGGCAGTCCGCTCGTTCTGTAG
- a CDS encoding toxin-antitoxin system YwqK family antitoxin: MTQAQSRMQNVSIERGDARIDGTTLDGELHGTARVSADGVVIAVMNYSQGVLHGPTTMMRPDGSRAAQLHYANGKLDGKAIYYLQDGAVQREAHYAQGLLHGECKTWLPDGTLLEHAVYRQGKLQGLLQRFHPNRNLAERQVFNAGKPVAPAERYASDGRPLDAQGKPMPRWKQWWRGVFGPPAATSG; this comes from the coding sequence ATGACACAGGCGCAATCACGTATGCAGAACGTGTCGATCGAGCGCGGCGACGCCCGTATCGATGGCACGACGCTCGACGGCGAACTGCACGGCACCGCACGCGTGTCGGCTGACGGCGTCGTCATCGCGGTGATGAACTACTCGCAAGGCGTGCTGCATGGGCCCACTACGATGATGCGTCCGGACGGCTCGCGTGCCGCGCAACTTCATTACGCGAACGGCAAGCTCGACGGTAAAGCGATTTATTACCTGCAGGATGGCGCCGTGCAACGCGAAGCGCACTATGCGCAGGGACTGCTGCACGGCGAATGCAAAACGTGGCTGCCGGACGGCACCTTGCTTGAGCACGCGGTGTATCGGCAAGGCAAGCTGCAAGGCCTGCTGCAGCGGTTTCATCCGAATCGTAACCTCGCGGAACGGCAGGTGTTCAATGCGGGCAAGCCCGTCGCGCCCGCGGAGCGCTATGCGAGCGACGGCCGGCCGCTCGATGCGCAAGGCAAGCCGATGCCGCGCTGGAAACAATGGTGGCGCGGCGTATTTGGACCGCCGGCCGCGACATCGGGTTGA
- a CDS encoding DUF4280 domain-containing protein, whose amino-acid sequence MSSPQVCAGAMLQCSFGAAPATLNVLPTNRTLVGGVPAATVADSIPIVNITPFGMCQSAANPTVIAATAAALGVFTPMPCVPATTTPWVPGGSPTLLIGSMPALNAQGMLMCMWGGVIKVAQPGQTSTLAP is encoded by the coding sequence ATGTCAAGTCCGCAAGTTTGCGCCGGAGCCATGCTGCAATGCTCATTCGGCGCCGCGCCAGCAACGCTGAACGTGTTGCCGACCAACCGCACGCTAGTGGGCGGCGTACCGGCCGCGACAGTTGCCGATTCGATTCCGATCGTCAACATCACGCCATTCGGGATGTGCCAGAGCGCAGCCAATCCCACGGTGATTGCCGCTACCGCAGCGGCGCTCGGCGTGTTCACGCCGATGCCGTGCGTGCCCGCTACCACCACACCGTGGGTTCCCGGCGGCTCGCCGACATTGCTGATCGGATCGATGCCCGCACTCAACGCGCAAGGCATGCTGATGTGCATGTGGGGCGGGGTGATCAAAGTTGCGCAGCCGGGGCAAACCAGCACGCTAGCGCCGTAA